A single window of Culicoides brevitarsis isolate CSIRO-B50_1 chromosome 3, AGI_CSIRO_Cbre_v1, whole genome shotgun sequence DNA harbors:
- the LOC134833748 gene encoding eukaryotic translation initiation factor eIF1-like encodes MKMINSIQTVKPVKVCMRIFVDVVRGAIGLTKEKLFDRIRGTFCVKKPKLTHFDTAKFMSNIQNLQDFDPFADASKGADDNVQDGLVHIRIQQRNGRKTLTTIQGLSKDYDLKKIVRACKKEFACNGTVIEHAEYGEVLQLQGDQRENICQWLTKAGLAKSDQLKVHGF; translated from the coding sequence atgaaaatgataaattccaTCCAAACTGTCAAACCTGTCAAAGTCTGCATGAGAATTTTTGTAGACGTCGTTCGCGGTGCTATTGgcttaacaaaagaaaaacttttcgatCGAATTCGAGGcactttttgtgtgaaaaaaccCAAATTAACGCATTTCGACACCGCCAAATTTATGTCCAACATCCAAAATTTGCAAGATTTTGATCCGTTTGCGGATGCCAGCAAGGGAGCGGACGACAATGTGCAAGACGGATTGGTGCATATCCGGATCCAGCAACGTAATGGCCGCAAGACACTAACCACGATCCAGGGCTTGTCGAAGGACTACGACCTGAAGAAGATTGTGCGGGCGTGCAAGAAGGAATTTGCGTGCAACGGCACCGTCATCGAGCATGCCGAGTACGGAGAGGTGTTGCAATTGCAGGGAGATCAGCGCGAAAATATTTGTCAGTGGCTCACCAAAGCTGGCTTGGCGAAATCCGATCAACTCAAGGTCCACGGTTTCTAA